The stretch of DNA ACATTGTTGTCTTCTCTCCATCACGGTAGGATCTTCGTCTAACAACTCTGCTAACTGTTTAGCCTGCGCCGACATTATAGCAAACAAAATCTCAGGGATATGAAAACACGAAAAACAGGAATTATGTGCATAATGGTATATATGACAAAAAAAGTCGAGGTTAAAGAtaaacgaaattgaaatgcataGATATGGAAGAGAAGATAGTTTTCATTCAGAgagggggagagagagagagagagagagagagagagagagagagagagagtacctCTTTCTTCCCTATTTGTGTGTAGAAATAGTTTAGCAATGATTGTTTTGCTTCTCTGACCTGACAATAAACCACAGCCTTTGGAATAGTGATCCTGAGTGTTTCCGACACCATACCTATGTAGGATAACACATTTGATCCAATCCTTCTAAAATGCCCATCACCATATCGATCCTCATTTGAGCCGGCACGATTAGATGGATCAGTAGGTTGAGCTGATTTAGTAGGTTGAGATGGATTAGTAGGTGGAGCTGATTTAGTAGGTTGAGCTGGATTACCAGCTGGTCCAGCTCTCTCCATTTCTTGAGGAAGTTTCCGGAAGAAATCCACAGTAAGATACGTAGACTCCATATCCACAAGCCGAATAGTTGTCTTCTTACTCTCGTCGCGGAACCTCTCTAGAGCCTCATTTGAAGCTGCAGCTAGTTCGGCTTGAAAAGTAGGGAAACGTCTAAGTTCCTGTTCAGAGACAAAATTTATCCTTTACCGGCTATTCTCGAACATTTAAAACAGGGTTACTACAAAATGAATCCAGAAATTTTTACCTCAGTTTCACCGATTGATTTTCTCACAAGTTCTTTTAAAACGAAGTGAACCTACATCCAAATCATAGAGATACAGCTTAATACTTTTATTCAAGTTAGCTTTAACACAtacataaaagaaaagaactatGACAGCTTACAGCATCGACTGAAGCTTCGGCTGGGCCTCTAAAGAAACTGAGAGTCCCCTCAATCAGTCGCCGGTAACCTTGCTCTGGGGCAATTAAGTGAGGCTGGTAACCATCTGCCTCTGACACCACTTTCTTCACATTTTGAAGAGACAGATGTTTGTCAATTGGAAGCTTCCGTAAAGCAGCGGGAAGCTGATTGTCAAAGACATTATATATTCTATCTCCTCCTGACCGCCTATGACAATAAACACGAGAGATGAGTGTGTAACCAAAGAGACATATCAATTTGTCCATCAGATAACAAGCTAACTTCATAACTATCATTCGAAATTGGTTAAATATTCAGTTGGTATATTAATTAAATCTTTGTCATGCCTTTGCATAGTAGTGTGCAGTAGTTTTTCTCAAAAAGAACCAGCAGTGAAAACAAAAATGAGAATAACTCAACAAATAGTGCATGTTGAGTTGAGACATCAAATTGAATCTTTGCCTGATGGTTATAGTAAAAAGAATCAAATATGAAGTTAGAAATAACTGCACTtttagatcaattttttttcttttttcccatTTTTAGAAGCTGGGACTAAAAAACATTGTTTTACCAAAGTATGGACCAAAAACATCAAGTTACAAACAGTAGTCCAACACACagaaaattcatatataatataatagagCAAAAGTAGAGCATGATAGTATATATTTACCCTCCATCTAAATGCTCTTTGAATACCCGCTCAAATTTGCGGCAAAGTTCAAGGATGGTGTATAGTTGCGCCTAAAAGAGAAAGACACAGTTAAAACATTATTTTGATGGATGTATATAAAGCCTACACTCTTTTTGAAATAATTACAAATGCAAACTGCTCACCCCCGCATCAACAGCAATTGGTCTCCCAAGATGATCCATCTCTGATTCAAGTTCTTCGATGCTTTTGTTTATCAAAGATGTTATACTAGGTATACGTGCCTTAATTACTTTCTCCAAGTGCTGCAAAATAATCAAACGGTATTACTATACCATATTTCACTAAAGGCAAAAAACTTTCCATAATACAAACCTCTGAGAGAAGTTTTGCAAGGTACTCTGAACCCATTTTACTGGCTAAGTGGCCATAGTCCGGACTGGTTTCAAAATACTCGACCTCCTTGCGTCTAGCAACAATCATATCAACATTTTTGTTGATATCTGCTTGAGATCGATTTACTATACCAACCCAAGGATGTTGCAGACGATAAGATCTCCCTTCAAGGACCTAAAAGCGAATAAAAACAGGTGAAACTCTGAAAGGACAAACCAATTGTACAAGGAATCATGCCAGAGTGTGAGTGAGAGAGATTACATCCAATGCATTAGTTCCTTTGTCCATCAAATCCAGCTTTGTCAACACTCCAAATGTCCTCTCACCTGGACAGTTTACAAACAAGGATTTTAGTGACAATTACTCAGACAAAGGTAAGAAGCAATCAATACATGGAACATTAAAATACCTGAGGGATCCACTTCCCTAGAAAGTTTGATAGCATCGGAAGTTGCTATGTCCTGGTTGGCTGGAGATATAGCCAGTATGATACAATTAGGCTGCCAAAAGCATAAACTGTTGGTTAAAGCAAATATGCATATCGATGGCATCCCTTGTTAATTCATCATCGTTAAGAACTTCAACAAGGTAATAAAGTGGTACCCACACCAAAGAAACATAGTAAGGAATTTTGTTTGGAAATAAACAGTTTAGAATTGCAGCTCCAATGCAATAAATGAAAAGAGCATTAACACAATAATGTACTGTTGTGAACCATGTCTAACTCTAATGATTGACCATTAAATTAAATCCCCAATCTCTCTTAATGGTTTCGCCTATAACTTTCTTTGGTCTCTTTATCTCTAGCAATTGAATGATTCTCTATTTAATTTACCCTCAATACTAGTGCTTCTATGAACTATGGGTCTTCTCCACACATACACAAACCATCGAAAATCAGACTCTCCTatattttcattcataatattaTCTTGTCTTGTCTGGCAACTCATCCAACATGTCATTTTCATCTATCCAAGATGGCAACAATGCTTACTTTCTACTTTCTTACTGATTCTTCACCATCAAACATTCATTCCCATTTAGCATAAACCTTTTCCTTATATTGATATTGTGGAGCAACATCCAATCAAATCATTCAACCAGAAGAATGAGGATAAATTAAGACAAAATGGGAAAAACTTCGTTTTACCTTCTCAACATAAGATCGAACCATGTCTTCAATTTCTTGAACAGTACTCTCAGGCTGTCCGTCTGAAAATGACAGTTGTAAACATTTTAACTAAGTTTATCATATtgtgcaaaatatttttttaacaaaattcacAGTAAAACTTTATACTAATAATTATAACAGTAGAATGCAAATTATACCTACAGCGACTTTAGTCAACCCCGGTAAATCAATCAAAGTTAGGTTGACAACTGCtcaaaataaacaaagaaattgaattaGGAACTAAACCAAATGTGATAGGTACACTTCAAATAACAATTGAATTACTAGTCACTTTCAATCCACATCCACAAACACACAAATATACACTTAGACCTTTATAAAATGGAAGAAATATATATGCTAAATTAAGAAGTAATAATTCAAAAACTCTTTTAAGTGCAGTTCTTATAACCTGAAACACAAAAACTAAGGAACATCACTttcaattcaagagtaaattgcaAAAGAGTAGGATGCCACTAGCAAGAGAGCAAGTGATTACGTAAATCCTACTAAAGAAGTGCTAATCCTCCTGCCTGCTAAAATGGAAGCAACAATTATGAGACATAGCAATTTTCTATATCATTGTGCTTGTCCAACAAACAAGGAAAATTCTTTCTCTTGTACATTCACAACTTGGCTGAGCAAAACAGGAGGGAATTTTGTGAAGCAGATTCCAAGATTTGGATGGAAAATGATGCAAGGGATTTGTTTGAAGCAGAAGATTTTGCATCTTTCATTTTAAAGAAATGGATTCTTGATACCTTATAGTGTTCAGGCAATGATGGTTGTGACGGAGCGTACATTGCCAGCACGCACACAGTGTAGGGAACAGTTATATTGATTGACTAATACACTACTTGGGCTATtgcattttgttttctttcaaaATGGTAGGGAAAGACCATTGCCTCTGTTTTCTTTATTTCAATACTAAAATTtcttataattcaaaatttcaaaagtaaACATGGAAGTGTAGACCACGAGTTTATAGCAAACCATCTAATAAAATTTTCGGAAAAGGACAACAATTGAAGCGCACCTTTTGGAGAATAAATGCTAAGAT from Trifolium pratense cultivar HEN17-A07 linkage group LG5, ARS_RC_1.1, whole genome shotgun sequence encodes:
- the LOC123884416 gene encoding phragmoplastin DRP1E-like, with the protein product MTTMGSLIGLVNRIQQACTKLGDYGGSDNNNTFSSLWEALPSVAVLGGQSSGKSSVLESIVGRDFLPRGSGIVTRRPLVLQLHKIDDGENEYAEFLHRPGRKITDYAIVRQEIQDETDRITGKTKQISPIPIHLSIYSPKVVNLTLIDLPGLTKVAVDGQPESTVQEIEDMVRSYVEKPNCIILAISPANQDIATSDAIKLSREVDPSGERTFGVLTKLDLMDKGTNALDVLEGRSYRLQHPWVGIVNRSQADINKNVDMIVARRKEVEYFETSPDYGHLASKMGSEYLAKLLSEHLEKVIKARIPSITSLINKSIEELESEMDHLGRPIAVDAGAQLYTILELCRKFERVFKEHLDGGRSGGDRIYNVFDNQLPAALRKLPIDKHLSLQNVKKVVSEADGYQPHLIAPEQGYRRLIEGTLSFFRGPAEASVDAVHFVLKELVRKSIGETEELRRFPTFQAELAAASNEALERFRDESKKTTIRLVDMESTYLTVDFFRKLPQEMERAGPAGNPAQPTKSAPPTNPSQPTKSAQPTDPSNRAGSNEDRYGDGHFRRIGSNVLSYIGMVSETLRITIPKAVVYCQVREAKQSLLNYFYTQIGKKEAKQLAELLDEDPTVMERRQQCFQRLELYKAARDEIDSVSWVR